The proteins below are encoded in one region of Colletotrichum lupini chromosome 5, complete sequence:
- a CDS encoding ssh-4: MAPSAPSSALNGVVIGLLSSFGSAVLIALIFLVIYFFRYTASGRIFLDRIGRPGEYDDEQAFAREEAEALESMDDMQKTEYLRAKAFIQANPPESVQTDISLSQYLAIQEKGVSAWEFEPELEIANCFVEGRTEIEFFDSECTVMSNLPVPKQNEVYYWEAKIYDKPENTLLSIGMATKPYPLFRLPGISHSSPSLQPHDANHPGFHKHSVAYLSAGQRRCNQPFAATPYGPQFVQGDVIGVGYRPRTGTIFFTRNGKKLEDAVHGVKSQNFFPAIGANGPCIVHVNFGQAGFVFIEANVKKWGLAPMTGSLAPPPPYGSEQGDILLEAGRKDGYTGTSGGGGQQQRGHSQTQSYSQSGLGPQHGRTRSGNFRVLPPRSPGPVRSPTDISLTHFVSDDEGGEPSSSINRGHEGQSVVGLGLQDALNPPPEYTSPDHSEAGSRRNSTDSENTPLIRVLNRSRGASAAAAAGPSHPPIPSYTDAVRAGAGREGNSTPRSSNLRGNRSRSQSAQ, from the exons ATGGCACCCTCAGCTCCATCATCGGCGCTGAACGGCGTTGTCATTGGATTGCTTTCATCCTTTGGTTCCGCCGTCCTTATCGCTCTCATCTTCCTCGTCATCTACTTCTTCAGATACACGGCCAGTGGTCGCATCTTTCTCGATCGCATCGGCCGACCAGGCGAATACGACGATGAGCAGGCTTTTGCCCGGGAGGAGGCCGAGGCTCTCGAGTCTATGGACGATATGCAGAAGACCGAGTACCTCAGGGCAAAAG CATTCATCCAAGCGAACCCCCCCGAATCCGTTCAAACCGACATTTCTCTATCGCAATACCTTGCCATTCAAGAAAAGGGTGTTTCTGCTTGGGAATTTGAACCCGAGCTGGAAATCGCAAACTGTTTCGTCGAAGGCCGCACCGAGATTGAGTTCTTCGACTCTGAATGCACCGTCATGAGCAACTTGCCTGTGCCCAAGCAAAACGAGGTCTACTACTGGGAAGCCAAGATCTACGATAAGCCCGAAAATACCCTCCTCAGCATCGGCATGGCTACCAAACCGTACCCGTTGTTCAGACTACCAGGTATATCGCATTCCAGCCCCTCGCTGCAACCGCATGACGCTAACCATCCAGGCTTCCACAAACATTCCGTAGCATACCTGTCAGCAGGCCAGCGCCGTTGCAACCAGCCATTTGCCGCAACCCCCTACGGACCTCAGTTCGTTCAGGGCGATGTTATCGGTGTTGGTTATCGTCCCCGAACGGGCACCATTTTCTTCACCCGCAATGGTAAGAAGTTGGAAGATGCCGTTCACGGTGTAAAGTCGCAAAATTTCTTCCCTGCCATCGGTGCCAACGGGCCCTGCATCGTCCACGTCAACTTTGGCCAGGCCGGCTTCGTCTTCATCGAGGCCAACGTGAAGAAATGGGGTCTTGCCCCCATGACGGGCAGCCTGGCACCGCCGCCACCGTATGGCTCCGAACAGGGCGATATCCTGCTCGAAGCTGGACGCAAGGACGGGTACACAGGcaccagcggcggcggcggacaACAGCAGCGCGGGCACTCTCAGACACAGTCCTACTCGCAAAGTGGCTTGGGACCTCAACATGGGCGGACGAGAAGCGGAAACTTCAGAGTACTTCCACCGAGGAGCCCCGGTCCCGTAAGAAGCCCGACTGACATCTCCCTGACGCACTTTGTGTCCGACGATGAGGGCGGCGAGCCAAGCAGCAGCATCAATCGCGGGCACGAAGGGCAAAGCGTCGTAGGGCTTGGGCTTCAAGACGCCTTGAACCCGCCACCCGAGTACACGAGCCCCGACCACTCGGAGGCCGGCAGCCGTCGGAACAGCACAGACAGCGAAAATACGCCGTTGATCCGCGTTCTTAATCGGAGTCGAGGCGCCTCTGCAGCCGCTGCGGCCGGACCATCGCACCCACCGATACCTAGCTACACCGATGCGGTGAGAGCCGGCGCGGGGCGGGAGGGGAATAGCACTCCGCGATCCAGCAATCTACGCGGCAACCGGTCGAGGTCTCAGAGCGCGCAATGA
- a CDS encoding HET domain-containing protein has translation MSFCGAAPQEDVGNMHFFCLISTCMATDAPSSESLKSTEVTLAQRPQSLPSYRYEPRREQLRSRDTSRNYSAVSCTRGLPDFSVDLVIHQSSVGDDIITHKDSLLRITPTVDSILRYLRDPDESLYLWIDALCIDQQDENDKASQIPQMGEIYRCVETVHVWLGDVDADEVAVAFANIRMVIQEIKLADRAVLHYGEHSVEYARFRAAWYLVESRKLSQGNLGYLRHLLRRDTTDDFLELLWEFHTAMCSDPRDRLAALHCFLPQSEQQIDLQYGQIGWKEMHRRLAERYINKGTLSASMVILRLFAFGPAAGRSLDDAECPSWVPDWSGVRQLGMASGEFHMDRLHPTDRDDKPWMDCTDNFGGLQTEGPSPEPHWNVSLSSKEKEKLWLQEAQQDIPDCRKFSGSRLVRDEFATRFFAEKTKLRVRLILTLPRELVVEKEKLWKHALSCLKPIQNQFVTSRSCLRIAALFAIALKGKDTVSEDNDQMSSWSFHTLTEKLYETVRTGFENPEFLAGKQKSLLALIGSILQRFAVVVLHPSPYGRYRTIEHDPTRLEPDYGLAPHVMKLGDILIAFDETKQRKFPIDDYCFTGPDFLDGHFAYIGEHLVEVSMCLRPMSPKLVHEVSDISQDKLSSPLDKIAAMADGSQETYRHRPDDQEFPYPPSHVRTARFLGPAYCVSKSRDGMSTFDRSKRTSLPPIKHRHSVAQLRITSKRAESSWKSTLLLTS, from the exons ATGAGTTTCTGCGGTGCC GCGCCTCAAGAGGATGTTGGGAATATGCACTTCTTCTGCCTGATTTCGACCTGCATGGCGACCGATGCACCATCC TCCGAGTCTCTCAAAAGCACGGAAGTGACACTGGCACAGAGGCCACAGAGCCTGCCGTCGTACCGCTACGAACC TCGGCGGGAGCAGCTTCGCAGCAGAGACACATCCCGAAACTACTCTGCCGTATCGTGCACCCGGGGTCTGCCCGATTTCTCCGTCGACCTCGTCATTCATCAAAGCAGTGTTGGCGACGATATCATCACGCACAAGGATTCGCTGCTGAGAATCACACCGACCGTCGATAGCATTCTGCGATACCTGCGCGATCCTGACGAGTCGCTGTACCTCTGGATTGACGCCCTGTGCATCGACCAACAGGATGAGAATGATAAGGCGTCGCAGATTCCACAGATGGGCGAGATTTACAGGTGCGTCGAGACGGTACACGTCTGGCTTGGCGACGTCGATGCCGATGAAGTCGCGGTGGCATTTGCCAACATACGCATG GTCATCCAGGAGATCAAGCTTGCAGATCGAGCCGTCTTGCATTATGGAGAGCACTCTGTTGAGTACGCACGCTTCCGAGCAGCTTGGTACTTGGTGGAGAGTCGCAAGTTATCTCAGGGTAACCTGGGATATTTGCGACATTTGCTACGGCGTGATACGACGGATGACTTCTTGGAACTGCTCTGGGAATTCCATACGGCCATGTGCTCAGATCCGCGAGATCGTCTTGCAGCTTTGCACTGCTTCCTACCCCAGAGCGAACAACAGATTGATCTCCAGTATGGCCAGATCGGCTGGAAGGAAATGCATCGCCGCCTAGCTGAGAGATATATCAATAAAGGCACTCTATCGGCGAGTATGGTCATTCTGCGCCTTTTCGCGTTTGGCCCGGCTGCTGGGAGGAGCCTAGACGACGCCGAGTGTCCGTCTTGGGTCCCTGATTGGTCTGGGGTTCGACAGCTGGGAATGGCGTCAGGCGAGTTCCATATGGATCGCCTGCATCCGACAGATCGCGACGATAAGCCTTGGATGGACTGTACCGATAATTTCGGTGGCTTGCAAACTGAAGGTCCTTCTCCAGAACCCCACTGGAATGTCAGTTTGTCTAGCAAAGAGAAAGAAAAGCTCTGGCTCCAAGAGGCACAACAAGACATCCCAGACTGCAGAAAGTTCAGCGGATCCAGACTTGTCAGGGATGAGTTCGCAACAAGATTCTTTGCTGAGAAGACGAAACTAAGGGTCAG ACTGATCCTGACGCTACCGCGAGAACTAGTAGTCGAGAAGGAAAAGTTGTGGAAACACGCACTCTCATGTCTTAAGCCAATCCAAAATCAATTCGTGACATCAAGGAGTTGTTTAAGGATTGCGGCATTATTCGCAATCGCCCTAAAGGGCAAGGACACTGTGTCAGAGGATAATGACCAAATGAGCAGCTGGTCTTTCCACACGCTTACGGAAAAGCTGTACGAAACAGTCAGGACTGGCTTTGAGAATCCGGAGTTTCTTGCCGGAAAACAGAAATCGCTACTGGCCTTAATCGGCAGCATCCTTCAAAGGTTCGCTGTGGTTGTGCTTCATCCTTCGCCGTATGGTCGTTATAGGACGATTGAGCACGATCCTACTAGGTTGGAACCAGACTATGGTTTGGCGCCTCACGTTATGAAACTTGGCGATATCTTGATCGCCTTTGACGAAACGAAGCAACGAAAGTTTCCGATCGACGACTATTGCTTTACAGGCCCGGACTTTTTAGACGGTCATTTTGCGTATATAGGAGAGCATCTGGTCGAGGTATCGATGTGCTTGAGGCCGATGTCGCCCAAGCTAGTGCATGAGGTTTCAGATATTTCCCAAGACAAGCTGTCATCACCATTAGATAAGATTGCGGCAATGGCCGATGGCTCACAGGAAACATACAGACATCGGCCAGACGACCAAGAGTTCCCCTATCCTCCGAGCCACGTTCGAACAGCACGATTCTTGGGGCCTGCCTACTGTGTCAGCAAGTCTCGTGATGGCATGTCAACCTTCGACAGATCTAAGAGAAC GTCTCTGCCGCCCATTAAACATAGACATAGTGTAGCTCAGCTTAGGATTACTAGCAAAAGAGCCGAGTCTTCGTGGAAGTCGACTCTTCTACTCACTTCCTAA
- a CDS encoding oxidoreductase codes for MKVLVVDNNEGFLASAQRSLGEDKVSAAKADVSSLRDWAHLKKRVDSDFQGRIDFLFLNAGIQPSSTWDDPSTFQTIFNVNLFGVINGISTFKSAVSSSSSLSPPSSSTAIVITGSKPGITNPPGNPAYNASKSAVKTIAEHLSYDLRDSSPNTSVFLLVPGWTFTSLGRREEKHTSAEKPAVAWTPEQVAYYLEAKIAKDEFYVICPDNEVTEEMDSKRMLWAAEDVVQRRPALSRWRKEYKEEFEAWVRS; via the exons ATGAAGgtcctcgtcgtcgacaACAACGAGGGCTTCCTGGCCTCGGCGCAACGTAGCTTGGGAGAAGACAAGGTCTCAGCCGCCAAAGCAGACGTCAGCAGTCTCAGGGACTGGGCTCATCTCAAGAAACGTGTCGACAGCGATTTCCAGG GCCGCATCgacttcctcttcctcaacGCCGGGATCCAGCCTTCCTCCACCTGGGACGACCCCTCGACCTTTCAAACAATCTTCAACGTAAACCTCTTTGGCGTGATCAATGGCATTTCAACCTTTAAATCCGCCgtctcatcatcatcatcattgtcaccaccctcctcctccaccgcCATCGTAATCACCGGCTCAAAACCAGGCATCACAAACCCACCCGGCAACCCAGCCTACAACGCCAGCAAATCCGCCGTCAAAACCATCGCCGAACACCTCTCCTACGACCTCCGCGACTCTTCTCCTAACACCAGCGTTTTTCTTCTCGTGCCTGGATGGACGTTTACAAGTCTCGGGCGCAGGGAAGAGAAACACACGTCGGCAGAGAAGCCTGCTGTTGCGTGGACTCCGGAGCAGGTTGCCTACTACTTGGAGGCCAAGATAGCAAAAGACGAGTTCTACGTCATTTGTCCCGATAACGAGGTGACAGAGGAGATGGACTCCAAGAGAATGCTCTGGGCTGCGGAGGATGTTGTTCAGCGGCGGCCGGCGCTGAGTCGGTGGAGGAAGGAGTACAAGGAGGAATTTGAGGCGTGGGTGAGGTCTTGA
- a CDS encoding FAD binding domain-containing protein, with amino-acid sequence MKGLQGPESRSDALMDLVPSITSAESRALGVRDDTDIVGDDAGGGTCSIEMSKSVIVVGGGPSGITAAHVLQQAGIDFVVLERRDSIVDDVGASLVLSPGSLRVFHQLGILENLMEIGNTLSSGTGFTSDGHKFKQNLIGDCMMKNHGAGLTTFHRAHLIQVLYDTLPESARARYFTGKKLANIESTEKGVTVTCQDGSTYSGNMIIGADGVHSATRRQMRKLALAEDPNRDWDPINPYKIQYQCLWASFPRPTDAGQGCETQSKDKSIMYLTGKERGWIFLYEKLTAPIPERISFTPEQLEEYAERFADWPVAENITVKDVFKERYSAGGAGLEEGICKNWSWGGRIVLVGDAVHKFTPNAGLGFNNGLQDVVAVCNRLQKLTTNGNSPSPDDLQKLFDSYREERHVLLEKDLDASARLTRSQAWASTFDWIMARYVMAFSFVQKIFFTFNMSPSIQRAKVLDFVPAKEVFNGRYKWLAPFPSEK; translated from the exons ATGAAGGGCCTCCAAGGCCCCGAATCCCGCTCAGATGCCCTGATGGACCTTGTCCCTTCGAT AACCTCTGCGGAGTCGAGGGCTCTAGGAGTTCGCGACGACACCGACATTGTAGGTGACGATGCAGGTGGTGGAACTTGCTCCATCGAAATGTCCAAAAGCG tcatcgtcgtcggcggcggACCGAGCGGCATCACGGCGGCACACGTGTTGCAGCAGGCTGGCATCGACTTTGTCGTTCTTGAGAGGAGAGATAGCATTGTCGATGATGTTGGAGCCAGCTTGGTCCTCAGTCCTGGCTCCTTGCGTGTGTTCCATCAACTTGGGATCCTCGAAAATCTAATGGAAATTGGCAACACGCTGTCATCAGGCACAGGATTCACTTCCGACGGCCACAAGTTCAAGCAAAACCTGATTGGCGACTGCATGATGAAGAA TCACGGCGCAGGCCTCACCACATTCCACCGTGCCCACCTGATCCAGGTCCTCTACGACACCCTCCCCGAATCAGCAAGAGCGCGCTACTTCACCGGAAAGAAGCTCGCAAACATCGAGTCGACCGAGAAGGGCGTCACGGTGACCTGCCAAGACGGCTCAACGTACTCTGGAAACATGATCATCGGCGCCGACGGCGTCCACTCCGCCACCAGACGTCAAATGCGCAAGCTCGCCCTCGCCGAGGACCCCAACCGCGACTGGGATCCGATCAACCCGTACAAGATCCAGTACCAGTGCCTGTGGGCATCGTTCCCGCGACCCACCGACGCCGGTCAAGGGTGCGAGACGCAGAGCAAGGACAAGTCCATCATGTACCTCACCGGCAAGGAGAGGGGCTGGATCTTCCTCTACGAGAAGCTTACAGCGCCCATTCCCGAGAGGATCTCCTTCACGCCTGAGCAGCTCGAGGAGTACGCCGAGCGGTTCGCCGACTGGCCCGTCGCGGAGAACATCACGGTCAAGGACGTCTTCAAGGAGCGGTACAGCGCGGGCGGCGCTGGTCTCGAGGAAGGGATCTGCAAGAACTGGAGCTGGGGAGGGCGCATCGTGCTCGTCGGTGACGCCGTGCACAAGTTCACCCCCAACGCCGGCCTGGGCTTCAACAACGGCCTCCAGGACGTCGTCGCCGTGTGCAACCGGCTGCAGAAGCTCACGACCAACGGCAACAGCCCTTCTCCCGACGACCTGCAGAAGCTCTTTGACAGCTATCGCGAGGAGAGACACGTTCTTCTGGAGAAGGACTTGGATGCGTCGGCGCGGTTGACGAGGTCGCAGGCCTGGGCGTCGACGTTTGACTGGATCATGGCGAGATACGTCATGGCCTTTTCGTTCGTGCAGAAGATCTTCTTCACGTTCAACATGTCTCCGTCCATTCAGAGGGCCAAAGTGTTGGACTTTGTACCGGCTAAGGAGGTTTTCAACGGCAGATACAAGTGGTTGGCCCCTTTCCCGAGTGAGAAGTAG